The following nucleotide sequence is from Gemmatimonadaceae bacterium.
CTCCCGGTGCTGCACGACCTGGGCAGCGGGCTGATGATCCCGCTCGACGCCATCGGGCTCACCGGCGAGCCCACGGTGGCCGACATCGTCCGCGCCGGCGCCACGCTGGTGGCGATGAGCGGCGACAAACTCCTGGGCGGCCCGCAGGCCGGCCTGCTCGTGGGATCGGCCGCCGCCATCGAACGCGTGCGCGCCAACCCGATCACCCGTGCCGTGCGCGTGGACAAGCTCACCATCGCCGCCCTCGAAGCCACGCTGGCGCTGTACCGCGAGCCGCGGCAGGCGCTGGCCGAGATCCCGACGCTGCGCATGCTGGGCACCGTGGTCGAGGAGTTGCAGGAACGCGCCCACGCCATCCGCAAGCGGCTGCGCCCGATGCCCGATGTCACCGTCGTGGCCACCGAGGCCACGGTGGGCGGCGGCGCCTTCCCCACGGCGCGCATTCGCTCCGTGGCGCTCTCCATCGGCGGCGACGCCGGGGCGCTCGACGCGCGGTTGCGCACGGGCGAGCCCGCCGTGGTCGGTCGCATCTCGGGCGGGCGCATGATCCTCGACCTCCGCGCCATCCCGCCGCGCGACGACCACGCGCTCGTCGGCGCCCTCTCGCGGGCCCTCGACGCATGAGCGGCCTACCGGCGGCGTTCCTGGATCGCGACGGCACGCTCATGCACGACTTCCACTTCACCGACCGCCCCGAAGACGTGCTGCTGCTCCCCGGCGCGGCCCGGGCCGTGCAGCGGCTCAACGACGCCGGCGTGCCGGTGATCCTGGTGACCAATCAGTCGGGGATCGCGCGCGGATTCTTCACGATGGCCGATTACGAGCGCGTGAACGCCCGCCTGCGCGAGTTGCTGGCCGAGGAGGGCGCGCACCTGGACGATGCGTATGTCTGCCCCCACCACCCCGAGTTCTCCGGCGAATGCGCCTGCCGCAAGCCCGGCACGCTGCTGTTCGAAGAGGCGGCGCTGGACCACGGGCTCGACGTCGTGCGATCGGTGTTCGTGGGCGACCGCTATCGCGACGTGCAGCCCGGCCTCACGCTGGGCGGGCTGGCGATCCTCGTTCCCAACGACGAGACGCCGGCCGACGATCTCGCCAATGCGCGCGACCACGCCGCCGTCGCCAACACGCTCGGCGACGCGGT
It contains:
- a CDS encoding HAD family hydrolase, with translation MSGLPAAFLDRDGTLMHDFHFTDRPEDVLLLPGAARAVQRLNDAGVPVILVTNQSGIARGFFTMADYERVNARLRELLAEEGAHLDDAYVCPHHPEFSGECACRKPGTLLFEEAALDHGLDVVRSVFVGDRYRDVQPGLTLGGLAILVPNDETPADDLANARDHAAVANTLGDAVTRFLGRAP